The following are encoded together in the Bradymonas sediminis genome:
- the msrA gene encoding peptide-methionine (S)-S-oxide reductase MsrA, protein MKISKTPHLRVTLLLALVLGLAVFVVGCKSSPSPGEDGATREESAASETGERAAGAPPAIDPQAMPAQAEDPALKIATFAAGCFWCIEPPFDETPGVKATIVGYTGGAEKLPTYEDVSYGRTGHTEAVRVYYNPDEVSYETLLTVFWRNINPTQKDGQFVDRGRQYRSGIYYHDAEQQRLAEASKAELGASGKFDKPIVTEVEPAGSFWKAEEYHQDFYKKSPRRYKSYRRGSGRDEYIQKTWGD, encoded by the coding sequence GTGAAGATATCCAAGACGCCCCATCTCCGAGTCACCCTTCTTCTGGCGCTCGTCCTCGGGCTCGCAGTGTTCGTGGTGGGCTGCAAATCATCACCGTCGCCCGGCGAAGATGGCGCGACCCGCGAGGAGTCGGCAGCCAGCGAGACCGGCGAGCGCGCCGCGGGCGCCCCGCCTGCGATCGACCCGCAGGCAATGCCCGCCCAGGCCGAGGACCCCGCCCTGAAGATCGCGACCTTCGCCGCCGGGTGTTTCTGGTGCATCGAGCCGCCCTTTGATGAGACCCCGGGCGTCAAGGCGACCATCGTGGGCTATACCGGCGGGGCCGAAAAATTGCCCACCTACGAAGACGTCTCCTACGGGCGCACCGGCCACACCGAGGCGGTGCGGGTGTATTATAACCCCGATGAGGTCAGCTATGAGACGCTGCTCACGGTCTTCTGGCGCAATATCAACCCCACCCAAAAAGACGGGCAATTTGTCGACCGCGGCCGCCAATACCGCAGCGGCATCTATTATCACGACGCCGAGCAACAGCGACTCGCCGAGGCCTCGAAGGCAGAGCTGGGCGCGTCGGGGAAATTTGATAAGCCGATCGTCACCGAGGTCGAGCCGGCCGGCTCGTTCTGGAAGGCCGAAGAGTATCACCAGGATTTTTATAAAAAGAGTCCGCGCCGGTATAAGAGTTACCGGCGCGGATCGGGGCGTGACGAGTATATCCAGAAGACCTGGGGCGACTGA
- a CDS encoding nucleoside triphosphate pyrophosphohydrolase family protein, with translation MTDDLGLNAYQRLAGRTAQYPGRGAKPMSAYPALGLAGEAGEVCEQIKKAMRDDGGEITPERHKALKKELGDVLWYLAALAFELDLDLSDIAQANLDKLADRKARGVLQGSGDER, from the coding sequence ATGACAGACGACCTCGGACTCAACGCCTATCAACGCCTGGCCGGGCGCACCGCTCAATACCCGGGGCGCGGCGCCAAACCCATGAGCGCCTACCCCGCCCTGGGCCTGGCCGGCGAGGCGGGCGAGGTGTGCGAGCAGATCAAAAAAGCGATGCGCGATGATGGGGGAGAGATCACCCCGGAGCGCCACAAGGCACTGAAAAAAGAGCTCGGCGATGTGCTCTGGTACCTGGCCGCGCTCGCCTTCGAGCTCGACCTCGACCTCAGCGACATCGCCCAGGCCAACCTCGACAAGCTCGCCGACCGCAAAGCACGTGGTGTTTTGCAGGGATCGGGCGATGAGCGCTAA
- a CDS encoding VOC family protein, giving the protein MSLLHHIALGVAEVEAIAAFYREIFGIQERTRHLYEDGRLRSIWLDMGGPVLMVEHAAALEAPAHQRRALQPSDAVGEGLFLLTFTVADAAERRAVEARAEAAGQPIESRSDFSSYFRDPEGNRVAVSHYPL; this is encoded by the coding sequence ATGAGTCTATTGCATCATATCGCCCTCGGGGTCGCCGAGGTCGAAGCCATCGCCGCATTTTATCGCGAGATCTTCGGCATTCAGGAGCGCACGCGCCATCTCTATGAGGATGGTAGGCTGCGCTCGATTTGGCTGGATATGGGCGGGCCGGTCCTGATGGTCGAGCACGCGGCGGCGCTGGAGGCTCCCGCGCACCAGCGGCGCGCGCTGCAGCCGAGTGATGCCGTGGGCGAGGGGCTTTTTTTGCTGACCTTTACGGTCGCCGACGCGGCCGAGCGCCGCGCCGTTGAGGCGCGCGCCGAGGCGGCCGGGCAGCCCATCGAATCACGCAGCGATTTCAGCTCTTATTTTAGGGACCCGGAGGGAAACCGCGTGGCGGTGAGTCATTACCCGCTGTGA
- a CDS encoding ABC1 kinase family protein: MSNDWEKLAGETGEAVTSNRIKRMFKLGSMGARVAASSMASKIGSILPGDAEQREDNLKRSNIKNAGRVVEVLSDLKGASMKVGQMLSADPELLPPEFADVMSSLQKDATPMTYTTVKAQIERALDRPIETIFSYFDPDPVGSASIGQVHRAVLESGEEVAVKVQYPGVADSLESDLKSLKTMLIYGRAFVDRKRLDELFAEIERMLLEEANYEIEAETLGRFHETLKDHQGLRAPKPYPKWCRKQVLVMEYVHGTKLDDALEALEDGPRRQRLLERWMTAYYWMFHELFELHADPHPGNFLLEEDDTLVMLDFGSVKKYDPAFPDCFLEVVDSTWQNDPVRTIAAYERLGFGAKDGDLSKIDPELMQQYQELIVAPFMRNEPFEFGGWEPAKETKRFMLRHPSFMKLVPPPEAIAYLRVLSGIKGLLGKMDAKVNAYTMVHDLIERRGLLTPDP; encoded by the coding sequence ATGAGTAATGACTGGGAAAAATTGGCGGGGGAGACCGGCGAAGCGGTCACCTCAAATCGCATCAAACGCATGTTCAAGCTGGGTTCGATGGGCGCGCGCGTGGCGGCGTCCTCGATGGCCTCAAAGATCGGCAGCATCCTGCCGGGCGATGCGGAGCAGCGCGAGGACAACCTGAAGCGCTCGAATATCAAGAACGCCGGGCGAGTCGTGGAGGTCTTGAGCGACCTCAAAGGCGCGTCGATGAAGGTCGGCCAGATGCTGTCGGCGGACCCGGAGCTTCTGCCGCCGGAGTTCGCCGACGTCATGAGCTCGCTGCAAAAAGACGCCACGCCCATGACCTATACGACGGTCAAGGCGCAGATTGAGCGCGCGCTGGACCGCCCGATTGAGACCATCTTTAGCTATTTTGACCCCGACCCGGTCGGCTCGGCCAGCATCGGCCAGGTCCACCGCGCCGTGCTCGAGAGCGGCGAAGAGGTCGCGGTCAAGGTGCAATACCCCGGGGTGGCCGACTCGCTGGAGAGCGACCTCAAGAGCTTAAAGACGATGCTTATTTACGGGCGCGCGTTCGTCGACCGCAAGCGCCTCGACGAGCTCTTCGCCGAGATCGAGCGCATGCTGCTCGAGGAGGCGAATTATGAGATCGAGGCCGAAACGCTCGGGCGATTCCACGAAACCCTCAAGGATCACCAGGGGTTGCGCGCCCCGAAGCCCTACCCCAAGTGGTGTCGAAAGCAAGTGCTGGTGATGGAATATGTCCACGGCACCAAATTGGACGACGCGCTCGAAGCCCTCGAGGACGGGCCGCGCCGCCAGAGGCTCCTGGAGCGGTGGATGACCGCGTATTATTGGATGTTCCACGAGTTATTCGAGCTGCACGCCGACCCGCACCCGGGCAACTTTTTGCTCGAAGAAGACGACACGCTGGTGATGCTGGATTTCGGGTCGGTCAAAAAATACGACCCGGCCTTCCCCGACTGTTTTCTCGAGGTCGTGGACTCGACCTGGCAAAACGACCCGGTGCGCACCATCGCGGCCTATGAGCGGCTGGGCTTCGGGGCCAAGGACGGCGATCTCTCGAAGATCGACCCCGAGCTTATGCAGCAATATCAAGAGCTTATCGTCGCGCCCTTTATGCGCAATGAGCCCTTTGAATTTGGCGGCTGGGAGCCGGCCAAGGAGACCAAGCGCTTTATGCTTCGCCACCCGAGCTTCATGAAGCTCGTGCCGCCTCCCGAAGCCATCGCCTATTTGCGCGTCTTAAGCGGCATCAAGGGGCTGCTGGGCAAGATGGACGCCAAGGTCAACGCCTACACCATGGTCCACGACCTGATCGAGCGCCGCGGATTGCTGACGCCCGACCCCTGA
- a CDS encoding ferritin-like domain-containing protein, translating into MAKQKSILIKWLRDAHAMEASAESMLNKQVSRVKGFPRLNQRFADHLEETRRHQSRLERCIDQLGGDTSMVKEMVGKFSGSMQAFATSGSDDDVVKAAISIYQYECLEVATYRALIAAADAYGQTEIALICKDILAEEEEMASWILDNISEITRTYLSKQGVGISPPAMPSSSDRRSPPPV; encoded by the coding sequence ATGGCTAAACAGAAGAGTATTCTGATCAAATGGCTGCGCGACGCCCACGCGATGGAAGCATCCGCGGAGTCGATGCTCAATAAACAGGTCTCGCGCGTGAAGGGGTTTCCCCGCCTCAATCAACGCTTCGCCGACCATCTTGAGGAGACCCGGCGCCACCAGAGCAGGCTGGAGCGCTGCATCGACCAGCTCGGCGGCGACACCTCGATGGTCAAGGAGATGGTGGGGAAATTCAGCGGCTCGATGCAGGCCTTCGCCACTAGCGGCTCCGACGATGATGTCGTCAAGGCGGCCATCAGCATCTATCAATACGAATGCCTGGAGGTCGCGACCTACCGCGCGCTGATCGCCGCGGCCGACGCCTACGGGCAGACCGAGATCGCGCTGATCTGCAAGGATATCCTGGCAGAAGAAGAGGAGATGGCCTCCTGGATCCTCGACAATATCTCCGAGATTACGCGCACCTACCTGAGCAAGCAGGGCGTGGGAATCAGCCCCCCGGCGATGCCATCTTCCTCCGACCGCCGCTCGCCGCCGCCGGTCTGA
- a CDS encoding peptidylprolyl isomerase, which yields MKTQLLIATLLLALVAATGCEKKASKPDENGVAEQKADTEEKGSEEKAEEKAEAPAEADTAGLPTMGDDKINPLLLTPAEVTKGEAPASFQAKFITSQGDFTVEFKREWAPLGADRAYQLIKADYYDGISFFRVIPGFMAQFGIHANPKVSAAWQNERINDDPVTQSNTRGMVTFAKTNMPNSRLTHLFINYGNNVALDKQGFAPVGKVVEGMEVVEKLYGGYGGGPPTGPNQGALTAEGNPYLQQNFPKLDYIKDVVILGDEKAEEKGE from the coding sequence ATGAAGACCCAATTATTGATCGCGACGCTGCTGCTCGCGCTTGTCGCCGCCACCGGCTGCGAGAAGAAGGCCAGCAAACCCGACGAAAATGGTGTGGCAGAGCAAAAGGCTGACACCGAGGAGAAGGGCAGCGAAGAGAAGGCCGAAGAGAAAGCGGAGGCGCCCGCAGAGGCCGACACGGCCGGACTCCCCACGATGGGCGACGACAAGATCAACCCGCTGCTGCTGACCCCGGCCGAGGTCACCAAGGGCGAGGCGCCGGCGAGCTTCCAGGCGAAGTTCATCACCTCACAGGGCGACTTCACCGTCGAGTTCAAGCGCGAATGGGCCCCGCTGGGCGCCGACCGCGCCTACCAGCTCATCAAAGCGGATTATTATGACGGGATCAGCTTTTTCCGCGTCATCCCCGGCTTTATGGCCCAATTTGGCATCCACGCGAACCCCAAGGTCAGCGCGGCCTGGCAGAATGAGCGGATCAATGATGACCCGGTCACCCAATCCAATACCCGCGGCATGGTGACTTTTGCCAAGACCAATATGCCCAACTCGCGCCTGACCCACCTGTTCATCAACTACGGCAATAACGTCGCGCTTGATAAGCAGGGTTTCGCGCCGGTGGGCAAAGTCGTCGAAGGCATGGAAGTCGTGGAGAAACTCTACGGCGGATACGGCGGTGGCCCGCCCACCGGCCCGAATCAGGGCGCGTTGACCGCCGAGGGCAACCCGTATCTGCAGCAGAATTTCCCGAAGCTTGATTATATCAAGGACGTGGTGATTCTGGGCGATGAGAAGGCCGAAGAGAAAGGCGAGTAA
- a CDS encoding phosphatase PAP2 family protein has protein sequence MRSTQRFGALFSLFICLQLTLLPGQLFGQDLASDSESLAADAVSSEASIPASESEDAQISTRVGPKEDTLPVPTWSSEWGRPGLLGLGVTGLLGASAAVINLAVDPVETPNWRGPILLDGFVHESLRASSPQGRDLAALTSDVLVGSLIAAPLIIEPALLWYKGDDASVATRMTAINMQSMAVAFFATTALKYTVGRARPPLDACWDSPGEDCEDREALSFPSGHTSMAFAGAGLVCLNHEMLNPLGGAWDDIACYTALSAATATGVLRMVAHKHYMSDVLAGAAIGVLSGYVLPKWLYFGFDGESGLLAKHDVMVSPSVGELNGIRVSFTW, from the coding sequence ATGCGTAGTACGCAGCGCTTTGGCGCCCTTTTTTCCTTATTTATTTGTCTGCAACTGACACTCCTCCCCGGCCAATTATTCGGTCAAGACCTCGCCAGTGATTCCGAGAGCCTGGCTGCCGACGCGGTTTCATCGGAGGCAAGTATTCCTGCCTCCGAATCCGAAGATGCGCAGATTAGCACGAGGGTTGGCCCCAAAGAGGACACGCTTCCGGTGCCGACCTGGTCCTCCGAATGGGGGCGTCCGGGGCTGTTGGGGCTCGGCGTGACCGGCTTATTGGGCGCCAGCGCGGCGGTGATCAACCTCGCGGTCGACCCGGTCGAGACGCCCAATTGGCGCGGCCCCATCTTGCTGGACGGCTTCGTGCACGAGAGCCTGCGGGCGAGCAGCCCGCAGGGCAGGGACCTGGCAGCGCTCACCAGTGATGTGCTGGTCGGCTCGCTGATCGCGGCGCCGTTGATCATCGAGCCCGCGCTGCTCTGGTATAAAGGCGATGATGCCAGCGTCGCCACGCGCATGACAGCGATCAATATGCAGTCGATGGCGGTGGCGTTCTTTGCCACCACGGCGCTCAAATATACGGTTGGGCGCGCGCGTCCGCCGCTGGATGCGTGTTGGGATAGCCCCGGCGAGGATTGCGAGGACCGCGAAGCGCTGAGTTTCCCCAGCGGTCATACCAGCATGGCGTTTGCGGGCGCGGGGCTGGTTTGCTTGAACCACGAGATGCTCAACCCGCTGGGCGGCGCCTGGGACGACATCGCCTGCTATACCGCGCTGAGCGCGGCCACCGCCACCGGCGTGCTGCGCATGGTCGCCCACAAACATTATATGAGCGATGTGCTCGCCGGCGCGGCGATCGGGGTGCTCTCCGGCTATGTCCTGCCCAAATGGCTATATTTTGGGTTCGACGGCGAGAGCGGACTGCTCGCCAAACACGACGTCATGGTGTCTCCGTCGGTCGGCGAGCTCAATGGGATTCGCGTGAGCTTTACCTGGTAA
- a CDS encoding phosphatase PAP2 family protein yields MLIFKRLFVMLLLCAFGLALLPGSALAQDAPAMPQVRTAEDPLQAPVWAAQWGQPGWGSFAATSLLLGGALAMNIGFDNYAEPRWRGPILADRFLHESLRASTPEGMELAGHISDILLGSLIAAPLVVEPGLLYLKGDDATAAGRLALVNAQSMALVLFTTSAIKYAVARQRPPIGECWDDPTSDESCARREAVSFPSGHTSMAFVGAGLICMNHEVFSPLENAWDNVACYTALGAALSTGVLRMVAHQHYSTDVLIGAALGLAAGYVLPKVLYFGLDDGDPFFADDDAALTPTSAPIQLLSFSSVW; encoded by the coding sequence ATGCTGATATTCAAACGCCTTTTCGTTATGCTTTTGTTGTGCGCCTTCGGCCTCGCGCTGCTGCCCGGCAGCGCGTTGGCCCAGGACGCGCCGGCCATGCCGCAAGTTCGCACCGCCGAAGACCCGCTCCAGGCGCCGGTCTGGGCCGCTCAGTGGGGCCAGCCGGGGTGGGGCAGCTTCGCGGCGACCAGCCTTCTGCTTGGCGGCGCGCTCGCCATGAATATCGGCTTTGATAATTACGCCGAGCCCCGCTGGAGGGGGCCGATTCTCGCGGACCGCTTCCTGCACGAAAGCCTGCGCGCCTCGACCCCCGAAGGGATGGAGCTGGCCGGGCACATCAGCGATATCCTGCTGGGCTCCCTCATCGCGGCGCCCCTGGTCGTCGAACCCGGTCTTCTCTACCTCAAAGGCGACGACGCCACCGCCGCCGGCCGCCTCGCCCTGGTCAACGCCCAGTCGATGGCGCTGGTGCTCTTCACCACATCCGCGATCAAATACGCGGTCGCCCGCCAGCGCCCGCCCATTGGCGAGTGCTGGGACGACCCGACCTCCGACGAGAGCTGCGCCCGGCGCGAAGCCGTCAGTTTTCCCAGCGGGCATACCTCCATGGCCTTCGTAGGCGCGGGCCTGATCTGCATGAACCACGAGGTCTTCAGCCCGCTGGAGAACGCCTGGGATAACGTCGCCTGCTATACCGCGCTGGGCGCGGCCTTGAGCACCGGCGTGCTGCGCATGGTCGCTCACCAGCACTATTCGACCGATGTCCTCATCGGCGCGGCCCTCGGGCTCGCCGCCGGCTATGTGCTCCCCAAGGTGCTCTATTTTGGGCTCGACGACGGCGACCCCTTCTTCGCCGACGATGACGCCGCCCTCACCCCCACGAGCGCGCCGATTCAGCTGCTATCATTCAGCAGCGTTTGGTGA
- a CDS encoding phosphatase PAP2 family protein, translated as MKSRTLIAEADARAGLFQTMRSRFETRVVLGFLTVLGLVWAGLGVAEWLTPGFVAGMDATILRSFRQGPELEHVIGPGAVEHAVLQLTSMGGSSVVTVWVGMLMGFFLLTDRLRYTVRLGFAVIGGAALGYTFKYTVQRLRPEIVPHLMPETSWSFPSGHATITAVIFTTLALMLAQHYRGRLQKIYIMSAAVTMIVLIGWTRLAMGVHYPTDILGGWTLGLSWALVTWMLGYYLDRGWAARFGIAGAPEFSTPPTGDRTAESMNES; from the coding sequence ATGAAGAGTCGTACACTAATTGCAGAAGCCGACGCCCGCGCGGGTCTTTTTCAGACCATGCGCAGCCGCTTCGAGACGCGGGTCGTGCTGGGGTTTCTCACCGTCCTGGGGCTTGTCTGGGCTGGGCTTGGCGTCGCCGAGTGGCTCACGCCGGGCTTTGTCGCCGGCATGGACGCGACCATCCTGCGCTCCTTTCGTCAGGGGCCCGAGCTTGAGCATGTGATCGGCCCGGGGGCCGTGGAGCACGCGGTGCTCCAGCTCACGTCGATGGGCGGCTCGTCGGTGGTGACCGTGTGGGTGGGCATGCTGATGGGCTTTTTTCTGCTCACCGACCGCCTGCGCTACACCGTGCGCCTGGGATTTGCGGTCATCGGCGGCGCCGCGCTGGGCTATACCTTCAAATATACGGTGCAGCGCCTTCGCCCCGAGATCGTGCCGCACCTGATGCCCGAGACCTCCTGGAGCTTTCCCAGCGGGCACGCCACGATCACCGCGGTCATCTTCACCACGCTGGCGCTGATGCTCGCCCAGCACTACCGGGGGCGGTTGCAGAAGATCTATATTATGAGCGCGGCGGTCACCATGATCGTGCTCATCGGCTGGACACGCCTGGCCATGGGGGTGCATTATCCCACCGATATTCTCGGCGGTTGGACCCTCGGTTTGAGCTGGGCGCTGGTGACCTGGATGCTCGGTTATTATCTGGATCGCGGGTGGGCGGCACGCTTCGGCATCGCCGGCGCGCCCGAATTTTCGACGCCGCCCACAGGCGATCGCACCGCCGAATCGATGAACGAATCCTGA